From Montipora foliosa isolate CH-2021 chromosome 6, ASM3666993v2, whole genome shotgun sequence, a single genomic window includes:
- the LOC138006338 gene encoding uncharacterized protein, producing the protein MEGHKTVLTACVTGTLTASDGKVPEAYKINVVYSDGTRSVLRKTYEEFVDLQGTVHELLKKKAGYSKKTAKTLLSSLPDLNSTLSRMRSKESDLKRMGRLDEFIKELFTLPPVVTESETVMAFFGAFVGQRGNADRFEDEEELKKINKMSESGRDSPRPSTFSPVPNRKAFDQQSLSWMPEKLNDETREEIYRRLKETNPAQTFSPIPGRRIVSSTDADLGSRSPRPGLRRRPFSVAANLSEMFEENKDVIAKFQGTERLQSPATTPVSSPRPGLKVRPVSDSFAIGDELDKMKMTEESPVASPRSPRQSTQLLSRSKESPPPENPRDGDSAGSGRKESRVRKISLQNGRRSPNKTKYVAVSSFRGEEKGEASLEEGEECDVLQKENSGWWYIKNEFSEGWAPSAFLMPVQSSRPSSPDTASQLQSLESKEKTASEEQDVQEKQKAQSLTLNGRKGVRKISSEMNRRVKFLTVEGIQKRKNPDKNYVYILKVVWSDGTINIVYRQCSDFFYLQENLRKEFPTAIGKEIPVLKGKKFSENCRFCFKDGTCKRRQFMNQFCHELINAPDNISKSNAVMTFCKTRSSDLLPHGQSDKKDAKTSENNDENDDVQISGPVVFEQYIVVADYKKKNKNDISLTAGDTVDVIERNDYGWWLVDHEGELGWAPASHLEPVDDGSEITTSKTFPPGQEEVYESIQSYKAQSEDELSFDVGVMLKVVEKTLDGWWLVRFQGDEGWAPAMFLKKVADSTDSTLSAKGKLDELEIVSFDGDSEEDGKGMKRTPPTRRSKVQKSIKRKPKGIPLSSYQLNETPIPEEIDPVETPNKKNCRSISVPSKLSPSTSPRVSPRVSPRPKLKSKSSDLAPGDTTHQLLNRETSMSSGYGSSPAGSLTSLVSDVFPGAEENHVPLKKCATLPRFEDVADESAIHRSHSVTSFAQYKKEMEAGGIGSPSGKWSPTPAPRKISASRRSPLAGSPPKSQDVKVPPIELSSEMEYGSSPDPNDDAETPRGLSRSPSPKEKSESLFRALYPYISQVDGEITFNIGDVVEVVQRGHNGWWLLKSEKAGLGWGPSNYLESVAN; encoded by the exons ATCTTAACTCAACTCTTTCCCGAATGCGTTCCAAAGAGAGTGATTTAAAAAGGATGGGCAGATTGGATGAATTTATTAAG GAACTTTTCACCCTTCCTCCAGTAGTCACCGAATCTGAAACTGTAATGGCATTTTTTGGTGCCTTCGTGGGCCAAAGAGGAAACGCTGACCG GtttgaagatgaagaagaactTAAAAAGATCAACAAAATGTCGGAAAGTG GTCGCGATTCACCCAGACCTTCAACGTTTAGCCCAGTACCAAATCGCAAGGCGTTCGATCAACAGAGTTTATCGTGGATGCCAGAGAAGTTGAATGATGAAACAAGGGAAGAGATATACAGGAGGTTAAAGGAAACAAATCCAGCCCAAACGTTTTCACCGATACCAGGAAGAAGAATAGTATCCTCAACGGATGCAGATTTGGGAAGCAGGTCTCCGAGGCCTGGTTTGAGAAGAAGACCATTCTCAGTTGCTGCAAATCTTTCAGAGATGTTCGAAGAAAATAAAGACGTTATTGCAAAATTTCAAGGTACAGAACGCCTTCAAAGCCCTGCAACCACGCCTGTCTCTTCTCCCAGACCAGGTTTGAAAGTGAGACCAGTCAGTGACAGTTTTGCGATTGGCGACGAGCTTGACAAGATGAAAATGACAGAGGAAAGTCCTGTTGCCTCACCAAGGTCTCCACGACAGTCAACACAGCTGCTGTCAAGAAGTAAGGAAAGTCCCCCGCCTGAAAACCCCAGGGATGGTGACTCCGCAGGCTCCGGGAGGAAGGAATCACGGGTCAGAAAGATATCACTCCAAAATGGAAGGCGAAGCCCTAACAAGACGAAGTATGTCGCTGTTTCTTCATTTCGCGGAGAGGAAAAGGGAGAAGCGTCACTTGAAGAAGGCGAGGAATGTGATGTTTTGCAGAAAGAGAACAGCGGATGGTGGTATATCAAAAATGAGTTCAGTGAAGGATGGGCACCCAGTGCCTTTCTGATGCCCGTTCAGTCCTCGAGACCTTCATCGCCTGACACGGCAAGTCAACTTCAGAGTTTGGAAAGCAAGGAAAAAACAGCTTCTGAAGAACAAGATgtgcaagaaaaacaaaag GCACAGTCGCTGACTCTAAACGGTCGAAAAGGAGTTCGGAAGATATCAAGCGAAATGAACAGGCGAGTCAAATTCCTTACAGTTGAGGGAATCCAGAAACGAAAGAACCCAGATAAGAATTAT GTCTACATTCTTAAAGTGGTTTGGTCTGATGGAACTATCAATATAGTTTACAGGCAGTGCAGTGATTTCTTTTACCTTCAG GAAAATCTGAGAAAAGAGTTCCCAACAGCTATTGGAAAAGAAATTCCCGTTTTAAAAG GAAAGAAATTCTCGGAAAATTGTCGTTTCTGCTTCAAAGATGGAACTTGCAAGAGGAGACAATTTATGAACCAATTTTGTCAT GAACTCATCAATGCTCCCGATAATATCTCAAAAAGTAACGCTGTTATGACCTTTTGCAAGACGCGATCAAGCGATTTGCTTCCCCACGGACA GAGTGACAAAAAGGACGCCAAGACCTCTGAAA ATAACGACGAAAATGACGACGTGCAAATTTCTGGACCGGTTGTATTTGAACAATACATTGTGGTTGCTgactacaaaaagaaaaacaagaacgATATCTCATTGACAGCCGGGGATACGGTTGATGTCATAGAACGAAATGACTATG gTTGGTGGTTGGTCGACCATGAAGGAGAATTAGGGTGGGCTCCAGCCTCGCATCTTGAACCTGTGGATGATGGATCAGAGATCACGACCTCAAAAACCTTTCCACCCGGACAAG AGGAGGTGTACGAGTCCATTCAGAGCTATAAGGCCCAGTCTGAAGACGAGTTGTCGTTCGATGTTGGAGTCATGCTTAAAGTTGTGGAGAAGACCTTGGATGGATGGTGGCTCGTGAG ATTCCAAGGCGATGAAGGCTGGGCTCCCGCCATGTTCCTGAAGAAGGTTGCCGATTCCACTGACTCTACGCTCTCGGCAAAGGGAAAATTAGACGAGTTAGAAATTGTTTCTTTCGACGGAG ATTCTGAAGAAGATGGCAAAGGAATGAAACGAACACCTCCTACTAGGCGAAGCAAG GTTCAAAAATCAATCAAAAGGAAGCCAAAAGGAATCCCTCTATCTTCATATCAATTGAATGAAACACCAATTCCAGAGGAAATAGACCCTGTTGAAACaccaaacaagaaaaattgtcgatcgatttctgttccctcAAAACTGTCCCCATCAACTTCACCGCGTGTATCTCCCCGAGTTTCACCTCGACCCAAATTGAAGTCGAAGTCGAGCGACCTTGCCCCAGGAGATACAACACACCAATTGTTAAACCGTGAGACGTCGATGTCTAGTGGATATGGAAGTTCTCCAGCTGGTAGCCTCACCTCGCTCGTCTCAGATGTATTCCCTGGCGCGGAGGAGAACCATGTTCCACTCAAAAAGTGCGCCACGCTCCCAAGATTTGAAGATGTTGCGGATGAAAGCGCCATACATCGTTCACACTCTGTCACGTCATTTGCTCAATACAAGAAGGAAATGGAGGCAGGAGGAATTGGATCGCCTTCCGGGAAATGGAGCCCGACTCCAGCGCCCAGAAAGATTTCCGCGTCCAGGCGGAGTCCATTGGCAGGATCACCACCGAAGAGTCAAGACGTGAAGGTGCCGCCCATTGAGCTTTCCTCGGAGATGGAGTATGGAAGTAGTCCTGACCCTAATGATGATGCAGAAACACCAAGAGGTTTGTCACGCAGTCCTAGTCCAAAGGAAAAGTCTGAGTCATTATTTCGTGCACTTTATCCTTACATCTCGCAAGTAGACGGTGAAATCACTTTCAATATTGGTGACGTAGTCGAGGTTGTTCAACGAGGACATAACGGATGGTGGCTCCTAAAAAGTGAAAAGGCTGGACTAGGCTGGGGACCTTCCAATTACCTCGAATCTGTGGCCAATTAA